Within the Arachis duranensis cultivar V14167 chromosome 10, aradu.V14167.gnm2.J7QH, whole genome shotgun sequence genome, the region CATACCTTAGTATGAAAGGGTTCAAGAAGAGTAATAACAGAAACAAGAGAAGGGTCCAATCCAATTTCCTCCTTAGCCTCCCTCAAAGCGGTTTCTACATCATCAGCATCACCTTCTTCCCTCTTGCCACCTGGCAGAGCAACCTCACCTGCAACAACCAACACAAACCCATTTCAGCTAGGGCGAGAAAGAAACAAACTTTGCAACtttgaggttgaaattgaaagcGATCAAACCGGAATGGCGTGAGAGAGAAGAAGCCCTCAAAGTGAGGATCACTCTGAGATTCCCATCGGAACCTTCGAAGAGACAGATCAGAACCGCAGCTCTCTTGGTCGGTTTCGAGGTGAAATGGCTGCGCTTCAAGTTGTGGGGGTTGTTGGTTATGGAAGGTTGGAAATGATGAAGCAAAGCTTGTAGTCTCTGTGAACCTCGTACCTCAGCACTGTTTGATTCCATTTTCCCCTTCCTATGTTTTCTGCTTTCCATGTTGTTCTTATTAGATtccaaattttgtatttttgagtCTTAAAGTATAAACTTGAGAGTTCTTTTATTGATGGCATGCAAGACAGGAAATCAATTTTTA harbors:
- the LOC107468314 gene encoding nudix hydrolase 15, mitochondrial, with protein sequence MESRKHRKGKMESNSAEVRGSQRLQALLHHFQPSITNNPHNLKRSHFTSKPTKRAAVLICLFEGSDGNLRVILTLRASSLSRHSGEVALPGGKREEGDADDVETALREAKEEIGLDPSLVSVITLLEPFHTKYGITVIPVVGILSNKDAFSPVLDSAEVEAIFDVPLEMFLKNENRRAEEREWMGEKHLVHYFDYEFENTQYVIWAITAAILIRAATVLLQRPPEFLEQRPKIWGGITENDMIMLQNSSK